The Komagataeibacter sp. FNDCR2 nucleotide sequence TAATCAACCTTGTTCACAAATACAGGCCATCTGTCCGGCCCGCATGTAAACATTGACCCAGCCTGCGGTGTGCGCAAGAACGCGCATAAACCGCCACTAGTGTCAGGAATGATACCATGCCCCGCATCCGTCACACCACGCTGGCCTGCAGCCCCGGCTGCACGGTGGAGGCCACGCTCGAACTGTTCGGGGGCAAGTGGAAGGCGCTGATCCTGTATCACCTGTTCGAGGACAGGGTGCTGCGGTTCGGCGAACTGCGCCGCCGCCTGCCGAATGTCACGCAGCGGATGCTGACCAACCAGTTGCGCGAACTCGAGGCCGACGGACTGGTGTCACGCACCGTTTTCCCCGAAGTGCCGCCGCATGTGGAATACGCCCTGACCGATCTGGGAAAGACGCTGAAGCCGGTCATTCAGGCGCTCAAGACATGGGGCGATCGGTATGCCCATTCTGTCCAGCGGAACACATCTGTTGATTGAGATTGGCCGAGAATATTTACAGAAACCAAAGAGGCGGCTGGCTTCACTTTCCTCGCAATGGAATAATCCGTCATCAGACAGCCCGAGATTCCGGGAAATACGATATTTGGTGATTATCTGTCGCAGAGGATTTGAGTAACTTCAGGACGTGAGCAGGCAGAGGCTGGACATTGCCGGTTCATTATTCCGGAAAAAGCGCTGTTCTACTTCAAGGAATCTGCCCGGATCGTAGCCTCCAACCATGCACTAATGCGGGTAATGACCTCTGCCTCAATGCCAAAATAGCCGTGTGGCGTAAGCGAACCACAGTTCTTTTCAGACCGGGTTGTGCCGCCTGCCACCATTAACACGGTGACTTCACGACTGCCTGTCATGGCCGCGCCAATTCGCTTTGCGTCCTGCGGCGGGGCAACGTTGCATCGGTCATCGTGATTGGCGACAACGAGAACGGGGGCCTGTACCTTCTCTGGATGGGCGCTGAAAACGGTTTCCCCGCTGCCGCCCATAACGGACACCGATTCAGTCAGCACGACACCGGCGATATCCCCTGAAGCGGCATGGGCCGCGCCATTGACGGCTGCAATGGCGCCCTGGCTTGTACCAAGTAGAAAAACAGGCCTTGAGTCCTGTCTGTGCAGGAAAGCGATGATATCCTCGACAAGATGGGCATAATACGCGGAACTACGCTGCCCGCGCAGATTGAGACGACCAACTGTATCGGGAATGAGAACCGCAAACCCCTGCCTGTTCCACGCGCCACGCGTTCGCACGACGAAGTTGTCGCCATGACGGATGCGTCCGTCTTGCCCGAGGCCGATGTCACCAGTTCCGCCCGGAAACATGATGATCGTTGCCAATGGCCGCTCCGGGGAACTGAAAATGGCCCGGACAGACCCGCCTGCATGGAGAGGTATATTCATGACACGTTCATTGATGCCCGGATCTGGAATGTTGCCAGTAATCCCCGGTGCGGTGCGATCACCGGCAAATCCCACGCGTGGCAGGAGAACGCAGGCGGCCAGCACGATGATCGTGCAGCACAGAGAGTTCGGCATGGGCCTACGCTGACTGCTTCTGATCATCTCATCCAATGCCCAGGCCCATTATTGCTCATGGCCCGAAGACCAGACATGGTCTCCGAGCCGCTTCATATATCATTGTGGCGTTCCGTTTGTGGAACGGCCAGCCTTCAGATGGCCTGACCACCAGAAACTTCGATCCGCTGCGCGTTCACCCAGCGATTGTCCTCTGACAGGAGCGAAGCGATCATCGGGCCAATGTCATCCGGAAGGCCGGGACGGCCAAGTGCGGTGATCTCCCCAATATGGCGGGCGATGTCCGGATTGTCCCGTACCATGCCGCCCGAGAAATCCGTCTGGATCGCGCCTGGCGCGACCGTGTTGACGGCAATACGACGGGTCCCAAGTTCCTTGGCCATGTAATGCGTCATGACTTCCACCGCGCCTTTCATGGCAGCGTAGGCAACCCTGCCGGGATAGGCGAAGCGCGTCAGGCCGGATGAGATGTTCACGATCCGGCCTCCATCCGCAATCAGCGGCAGCAGCGTCTGCGTCAGGAAGAACGGACCTTTGACATGAACCCGATAGGCGGCGTCGAAATCCTCCTCGGTCACCTCGCCGAACAGCCCCTCATGGGATGTGCCGGCCATGTTGACCAGATAATTGAAACGCTCCGCGCCCCATTCGCCCAGCACGCGTCGGACTTCGTCGGCAAAGGCAGGAAAGGCATGCGTATCGCCGGTGTCGAGTTGCAGGGCCACCGCGCGGGCGCCGCTGCTCTGGACATTCTCAACCACGTCATCGGCTGCGGATCCGTTGGTGTGATAGGTGAAAATCGACGAGACGCTGCGTCGGGCGAGAGCCTCAACGGTGGCGCGACCCAGTCCACGGCTGCCGCCGGTGACAATGGCGATGGTGTTCGCTTCTGGCATGAGTATCTCCATCTGGTGAGGAACCAATCTTGGTCACACCATCGCCCGTTCGATAAGACCGCTCTTTCCGTCAGCATTGTTTTGCGCCATGGAATAATCCCATGGACAGGCTTGCCACACTCGACCTCTTCGTTCGCATTGTTGTTTAGCGCCGCGGCAACTGATTGCGGCGTCTCCCGCCCGGTTGCGACCGCCGCGATCAAGGCGTTGGAGCAAAGGCTCGGTACCCGACTGCTGCACCGCTCCACCCACCACGTCCGACCAACTGAAGAAGGCGCTGCCTATTATCGCTGGTGCGTGGCGATCCTGGCGGACCTTGAAGATGCCGATCGTGGTGCGAGTGGGGCTGTGGCCGGTCTCTTGCGCGCTGATGTGATCGGGCGTCTGGCGCGCATGACCCTGCTGCCAGCGTTGCCGGACTTCCTTGCGCGCCACCCGGCGCTGACCGTTCATCTTGGCGAGGGCGAGAGGTTTGTCGATCTGGTGCGCGAAGGGGTAGATTGCGTGGTCCGGACCGGAAGCCTGCCGGATAGCGACATGATCGCCCGGCCGCTGGGCGTTATGGAAGAGGTGACGGTCGCCAGCCCGGACTATCTGGCGCGGCACGGAATGCCTGCTTCTCCCGCTGATCTTGCGGGCCATCAGATGATTGGCTTCGTGTCCTCACGCACCGGCCAGATTCTGCCACTGGAGTTTACGCGCGGAGAGGAGGTGATCGAGGTCTCGCTTCCCGCACGCCTGCTGGTTGGGGGTGTTGATACCTATGCCGAAGCGGCCAGGCTCGGCTTTGGCCTCGTGCAGGTTCCGCGCTATGGTTTTGAGGATGACCTTGCAAATGGCACGCTGATCGAAGTCCTCCCTGATTTCCCACCGACGCCAACGCCGGTTTCGGTGCTTTA carries:
- a CDS encoding helix-turn-helix domain-containing protein — translated: MPRIRHTTLACSPGCTVEATLELFGGKWKALILYHLFEDRVLRFGELRRRLPNVTQRMLTNQLRELEADGLVSRTVFPEVPPHVEYALTDLGKTLKPVIQALKTWGDRYAHSVQRNTSVD
- a CDS encoding alpha/beta hydrolase gives rise to the protein MPNSLCCTIIVLAACVLLPRVGFAGDRTAPGITGNIPDPGINERVMNIPLHAGGSVRAIFSSPERPLATIIMFPGGTGDIGLGQDGRIRHGDNFVVRTRGAWNRQGFAVLIPDTVGRLNLRGQRSSAYYAHLVEDIIAFLHRQDSRPVFLLGTSQGAIAAVNGAAHAASGDIAGVVLTESVSVMGGSGETVFSAHPEKVQAPVLVVANHDDRCNVAPPQDAKRIGAAMTGSREVTVLMVAGGTTRSEKNCGSLTPHGYFGIEAEVITRISAWLEATIRADSLK
- a CDS encoding SDR family NAD(P)-dependent oxidoreductase, which translates into the protein MPEANTIAIVTGGSRGLGRATVEALARRSVSSIFTYHTNGSAADDVVENVQSSGARAVALQLDTGDTHAFPAFADEVRRVLGEWGAERFNYLVNMAGTSHEGLFGEVTEEDFDAAYRVHVKGPFFLTQTLLPLIADGGRIVNISSGLTRFAYPGRVAYAAMKGAVEVMTHYMAKELGTRRIAVNTVAPGAIQTDFSGGMVRDNPDIARHIGEITALGRPGLPDDIGPMIASLLSEDNRWVNAQRIEVSGGQAI